A window of Rhododendron vialii isolate Sample 1 chromosome 13a, ASM3025357v1 contains these coding sequences:
- the LOC131312809 gene encoding tetraspanin-19-like isoform X1 has translation MARTVKSWLQLSLKLVNSTIGVTGIAMILYSIWMVRAWQLDMDGSSSDHPKFSLPWFIHAFLGIGIALCGITCLGHIAAHTANRRCLSCYMVVIFFLLLVEIALITDISLNSHWEKDFPEDPSGRFDDFDHFVKSNFDTCKWIGWLLVLAQGCSVILAAVLRATEKDQGRKYDNEDDYAPQRLPFQYDNEDDYAPQRLPFLGYPVQPFPGTIVDFPLALQQ, from the exons ATGGCAAGAACTGTGAAGAGTTGGCTACAATTGTCCCTGAAACTAGTAAACTCGACAATAGGAGTTACTGGGATTGCAATGATCCTTTACAGCATTTGGATGGTTAGGGCTTGGCAACTAGACATGGATGGCTCATCTTCTGATCATCCTAAATTCTCTCTTCCATG GTTTATTCATGCTTTTCTTGGCATTGGTATCGCCTTGTGTGGTATAACATGCCTTGGCCACATTGCTGCTCATACTGCTAATCGTCGCTGCCTTTCATGT TACATGGTTGTGATCTTCTTTCTTCTACTGGTGGAGATTGCATTGATAACAGATATCTCCCTAAACTCCCATTGGGAAAAG GACTTTCCTGAAGATCCATCAGGGAGGTTTGATGATTTCGATCATTTCGTGAAGTCAAATTTCGACACCTGCAAATGGATTGGGTGGTTGTTGGTCTTAGCACAG GGATGTTCGGTGATATTGGCTGCGGTTCTAAGAGCGACAGAGAAAGATCAGGGCAGAAAGTATGACAATGAGGATGATTATGCACCACAAAGGCTTCCATTTCAGTATGACAATGAGGATGATTATGCACCACAGAGGCTTCCATTTCTTGGTTATCCAGTGCAGCCATTTCCCGGTACTATTGTAGACTTCCCCCTTGCCCTCCAACAATGA
- the LOC131312809 gene encoding tetraspanin-19-like isoform X2, whose protein sequence is MARTVKSWLQLSLKLVNSTIGVTGIAMILYSIWMVRAWQLDMDGSSSDHPKFSLPWFIHAFLGIGIALCGITCLGHIAAHTANRRCLSCYMVVIFFLLLVEIALITDISLNSHWEKDFPEDPSGRFDDFDHFVKSNFDTCKWIGWLLVLAQGCSVILAAVLRATEKDQGRKYDNEDDYAPQRLPFLGYPVQPFPGTIVDFPLALQQ, encoded by the exons ATGGCAAGAACTGTGAAGAGTTGGCTACAATTGTCCCTGAAACTAGTAAACTCGACAATAGGAGTTACTGGGATTGCAATGATCCTTTACAGCATTTGGATGGTTAGGGCTTGGCAACTAGACATGGATGGCTCATCTTCTGATCATCCTAAATTCTCTCTTCCATG GTTTATTCATGCTTTTCTTGGCATTGGTATCGCCTTGTGTGGTATAACATGCCTTGGCCACATTGCTGCTCATACTGCTAATCGTCGCTGCCTTTCATGT TACATGGTTGTGATCTTCTTTCTTCTACTGGTGGAGATTGCATTGATAACAGATATCTCCCTAAACTCCCATTGGGAAAAG GACTTTCCTGAAGATCCATCAGGGAGGTTTGATGATTTCGATCATTTCGTGAAGTCAAATTTCGACACCTGCAAATGGATTGGGTGGTTGTTGGTCTTAGCACAG GGATGTTCGGTGATATTGGCTGCGGTTCTAAGAGCGACAGAGAAAGATCAGGGCAGAAAGTATGACAATGAGGATGATTATGCACCACAAAG GCTTCCATTTCTTGGTTATCCAGTGCAGCCATTTCCCGGTACTATTGTAGACTTCCCCCTTGCCCTCCAACAATGA